The DNA region GATAAACCTGATGAGCCCAAACACAAAAGGAAGTTTAGTTTGTTCCACCACAAAAGAAAGGGGAAGAGCACCGacgaaataaacaacaaaaaacggtttaatttcataaaaagaaaCCGAAAGACATCCGAAAACGAAAACGAAACCAAAGAACATAAGAACATACTGTCGAAAATATTCAGCAAATCGGAAAAGAACGTGTCCAAGGCGGATTCGTTGAAACCATTACCGGAGGCTCCCCAATTGTCCACCcccaatttaacaattactaaTCCCAACCTCCCCAAATCCGAGCTTGacaatacaaaaattgaacCAAGCAATAATAACAGTAATGTGCAAGCGTGCTTAACCCTGAATAGGAATTCGTCGCCACTACCGGAACAACCGCAACAACAGTCGGGCAATGGTTACGCCACCCCCGAACAATCGGCTAAACCGGGACAATCTCCAGCCAAGCTAAATAATATGGCCATCATTCACCGGAGGTCATCTGATTCTGACCTGAGCATCACCCCAAAGGGTAAGTACCTGTTGAGTTGTGGTGCctgtctatattttatattacccTATAATTGTAATACTATTTTTGTAGTTGCTTGTTTTCTGATTATAGGTGTTTTTTTATCTATTACCAGTTTGCTGCTGTTGCTtctgctataaattttaaaagcattaAGTAGGGTAATGTAAGATGtccataaatttatactaacagaacgacattaaaaattataaacaatacaaaAGATTCTCTACTTAGGACAAACCACACAAAATTTAACTGCCTCAGACACGTTTTAAATATGATCAATTTCTCTATTTTCTGTCAAAAGGATTTTTGAAGAAAAGTGAGTATAAGATGCTTGCGAAACTAATTGTTGCATCTTTGTGTGAATCTACATACCATATGTATATGGAGCgataaaacaatacaaattaacGGTTGTTTAAGTCACTCTAATTTATTGCTCCATATATTGTCGTAAATACATGGTACTCatttaatgaaaactttttttctGACAAAATAggatttttaagtaaaagtgAGTATGAAACGTTGTCAAACTCTTTCATTATCCTTTGACACAGAGTATTGTCGACTTTACTTCAAATCTTTAGACGTTTTCTTTAAAACTACATCTAGTAACTCTAATTTAGCCTTCATGTAGACGCCTTCAATTACTGTTATCCTTTTCGGCtactaattgtaattaaacaaaaagtgtCCAATTTGATGATAATACACACACCACACTAAACAACATATCTTCAATATTTGGCCATGGataatgtatacatttttgtaGCTGTTTACATAATGcaaaaaagaaaactttttggaatCCAACTAGTTTTAATACCTAACATGTTTCAGTCGGgtaagtttttttttgatatagaAGTGACTAAAAACACTAGATCATAAAGTAGTACTAGAATAACAATTCTATACATGTTTGAACCTCATGGAAAACTAAAACAGAAGAAAGACATAcagatatttttgttgttttattttgattagtaATCAGTTGAGGTTTTCTCATGTTTCTCATTGTGAGCAcaacttatatattaaaaataaaagcgaTAAATAAGGCTGAAAGTATCGCAGTAATTAACGTACAACTACTTGAaggcatttattttatacccgTTCTATGTGTATGTatcatctttattattattattactattattattattattttgttcgaTTTTGTGAATGAAATGTTCCACAGGAAACAGTTTAACAGGAAGCGACAGGTCAGGTGGTGGAGCAGGATGTTTTATGAGAAACAATGTCATTTTACGGTCGCAAATCCACCAGGAAAATTTTGACATGTTGGAATATCCCTTTCTTACCATGTCGAAGTTTCCTCCGGGATTTATTGTGCACATTGGTAAGTAccgatttaaaaaaacaataattacgaTTAACTGGAAACTTTATTTATCGCAATAACGCAAATAATCATCAACTAGTATCATAATATCTGGACTAATCAACTTGATCATAAAAGGCTTCGCCCTTTGGTCTCTGGCAAGCTTTATGTGACACGAAGCTACTTTCGGTAAAATTTTATGGGACaatattagattttccatCAGATACTTTCTGGCATCTACTAGCGCTTTTACAAACCATTCTGTAAACATTGGCGTTCCACAAATAAATTCCAATGCATCTTTGCTATCCAAAATTTCTGCCAATTTTGTCATTCCCCTGTCGATCTTTGTCAAATCATTGGTAGGAAGAAGGGCCACGCTAAGACAGACGTGACAAGTGTCGATGAAACCTGGTGTCACCACCTCCCTGAAAACAATATGTTCGGCAGTTATACGAAGTGTTCCCAAAATAAATGGtcaaaataatgaagaaagtTTTTCCCCTATATTTTCGTAATATTTGGTCCACcggtgtttaaattttgaacgTATTACCCTTAAATTCATAcctacaattcaatgtaataaatgcTTTCCATAATGATATAATAGTAGCATAAATTCTGGAGAGCTCTCCTTTTTTCCTCGCCCTAGTTTTAATGTTACGATTTAGTGTTAAATGGCTTCGATCCTCCCATTTAAAGGCTAAGGCTTTTGTGACCATTGTTGGAGTATCTATATTTGTTTGGGTTTCCATATCGAGGTTTATTGAAATGTTTCTCTAGTATGAGTGGCTAGCATCTTCAGACATCTAATGTGGTTCGTGTCTCTTTGACATCTGATTAACAACTTGGACAACTGATGAACGAGAAATTTCGTTCTGTTCAGTGACCGTTCTTATCTGCTtagtaatttttgtgtttctgaACACTGGcgtccatattttatcaagttttagtgtttcttcttttctattggaattatttctgtGTTTATGGACCTCAATTGCTTCCCTAACCATTCTAGTCTAATATGCACTTGTCAAGGTAAGCAGTGGTGTTTCAGAGAATTTTGTGTTGTGATTTCCATCCAACAGAGCATGTTCTGCCACAGcagacttgtctgattgtTTCTGTTCTTTAATTCTAGTTTTGTAGTACCGTAGTAGTATATTTTTCCTCAAGAGGAATGTGGCAAATCGCAGAAGCTGTTTGAAGGTCCCTCTTATCTTTGGCAAATCTGATACTTTATTGAATTCTTCTTGATGGAAATTACAATGAATTGTACGTATGTATTTTGGGATAATACCTACCAAATTTAAAGACAATTGGACCAAaggttatgaaaatattagagaaaaactattttttatatttaaatttgaggagcATTATTGGACGTGTTTCCCCTGCTCCCTTAGAAACATTACacacatataaataacaactaaCTTGAAGTTAACTTACTGAGGGTTCTTGATCTCCGcagaaagtatttttataacagcCGGTTCCAAGTATGAATCGCTGTACCATTCCTTCTTGCCCCCAACAGTCGACAGGATCTCTCCCGGTTGGTCTCCGTCCATAAACTTGGACGCCAATCTCGGCTCGTTCACGATCATGTTTAAAAGCCTCAGCGCATAATGGGTGAAGTTTGGTATGCGAGGGTCTAACGGGATCAAAGGCTTGCGGAGTTCCTTCAGGAGTCCTTCGTATACTCCCGTGGTGTGGTACAAGTACATGGCTAGGTCTTTCAATTTGGGTACGTGGACTAACAATTCGATTCCTACCTCGCGTGTGGGGTCGCTTCCAATACAATTGATGAAGCCAAGCATTACTTCATCGACATTCCGAGATCTGCGTCTAAAGAAATACAAATCGTCTCTTAcctcgtcgtcgtcgtcgtcgaaGACGTCGCAGACGTCGTAGTTGTATATCGGTTCAGGGCTACAATTtggtaaatttcaaatattgccaggcattattttatattcttaccGTTCATAGTTGACCAGGTTGTAATTTGAAGCCATGGGGAAGGGtacatgaaaaaattgtttaggaGTTTCTTgtctaaatgttttaaaatgtcaatagCATTGTTGTTGTAGTAACAGTAATTAACTGATGGTACCAACTGCAGACATACAATGGCTCTAAAAAACTTTGTTGCTGTCAATATCTatagcaacaaaataaaatgtttcctaAGTCTTAAAACGACTCCTTACATCATGtccttttgaatatttataaaacatttttcatttaaaatttcttgtttctcatgttttatatataattgatttaaaataaaaaggatgAGAACtgtagtattaaaaaataaaccaagGAGTCAAAATACTACCtaggtttttaatattttttattaatattaagtagcatatccattattttttattacctctTGACGTCTTTTTTTCATAGAAACAAGGTTGTCAATCTCTTGCTTAAAAACAGAATTCCAAATATTATCACTAGCTtcaaacaattcaattgaGTTTTGAAATTTGCCTGAGTGagcttttcttattttaagatCTATCATATTCCATAGATTTTATATGGGGTTTAGATCGGAACTTTGGGCTGACCACTGTATAAGTACTGTATATAAGTAGGTAGTTGGAAGCTTAAAAGTCTCCGAATGAGATAGTTTTATCTTATTTGAGAGATGACGTCGTCAATACAGTTAtcaatctttttttaattgtaaaaataaaataccaaatatatatagaaacaTAAAAGTCTTCGATTGTCACAGTTTTATCTTATTTGAGAGAAGAGGACAATGTAAATGcagttatcaaattttatttaattataaaaatataataatactaaatacatataattaaaacataattaaaatcttaagtcttcaattattatagttttaattaattataaaaataaaatactaaatatattcttGAAATGTAGTCAGAAACTCAGACGAGAGACAGAAAGTCTTCGATTGTGATAGTTTTATcccatatacataaataaaatatccatcaaataaattaaatttcggtacatttaataactgaagaaTAAGTTATTATTCCAAATTCTCTAGCAAATATTGCTTTAAGAGAATAACAGAATCGTCCAGTACATCATTAAATGTCTGATTCCAAATTGCTTCAGGTATATTTGTAGATAAATACGATCTGGATCTTTCATCTTccgataattttatatagcaCTGAATTACTGAAGCAACAATACCTCCATCTGGTTTAGTTACTAACGTTGCAACGGACTGTTTTAACGCATTTAGCATCCATGGAATGGTGATTGTCGTTTCACAAATATGCTCCAACCCCACACTGGTAGACAAGAACATCTTCAACGTGTTCATTCCAGTTCGAATTTCCCCTACGGTCTTGGACTTCAGGAGGATTATGCACACAGTTAAATAGCACGTGTCAATGAAGAACTTCGCCACACGTTCTCTAAAACAAATCCTAAtatacacaaatatatttgtgaaTTGTAATTGAAAGGAAGTTTACCCAGGGTAGGTGATCAACGCCTCCAGTATTTTAAGACAGTCCTGTCGCAACACATACTCGTACTCCATTTTCGGGGTCCTCATTAAAATCGAATAGATACAACCTGGACGGTTCCTTTCGAAAAACATCCACTGCAGCGTCGGATCGATCACAATGACTTCCAGAAGCTGAAGGGCGTGGTGGGTGGTGCTCGCCTGTCGCATGTTTAGCTTGTTCATGAACAACGTCGGATAAACATTGTATATTTCGGCGATGATCCCTTCGTAGACGCCCTCGGTGTGGTAGAGGTACTTGGAGAGGTTCGGGTACGCAAGGTCTTCGGACACCATAATTATTCCTTCGCTGCGTGTCTCTGCACTGGCGATGCTCAATATGTAGTCGTAGAtcgaattttcaattatagagCCCATTTTGGTAATGTCCCATTGGTTCTCCTGAGTGTCGATCATCTtactaaaatcaaaaatattacttattatgtTACTTTTTACATAAACTGTTGTACGTACGTTTCTACTAATATTCACTATGGATTCGGAAAATTTATCAGTGCAGTAATAGTTTTGGTCTACCTATTGTTTAAACAGCTTTAACAGTTGTGaacatttataatagtaattagtaatttgatATTGACATGCGCTTAgacattattaattgtaatataaacaaatagttTCTTCTTATCATTATTTCGtttgttttgattatttattgttaacaaatattataatcttcttgttctaaagaattttaacataatttgcaACATGACTAAAACAAGaatgtatttcaaaatttagtagttacataactgattttttaacaaattttttatgaaatgcaTTAATTGAGTGAAACAAAGCATTTATTGTTCAAAACAGAAAGCTCAAATATTTACCCGAAGTCTAGGATTGGACGCGTTAACCTCCAATAGTTGGATAGCATAATTCGTGGTGCTTGGTTGGCTTATACCCAGGTACCTGTGAACAGGGTGGGGTACCatgttactaaattattatttgtacaaCACAACGCTTTTAAAATTCATGGTAAATCTAATGCATTTTTACTCATATACTTAAGTAGAATCGGAGAGTTCAGGAACATCTTCCAGAGTCCTCAATGCTTTTTCTACTTCACCCAAATTCATGGACTTGAGAAGTATGACACAAACTGTAAAGTAGCATGTGTCAATGAAAAATTACCCTTCGGACAAcctcaaataaaacaatagttaaatatgtttgtttttaaaagaaaatatttgttacccAGAATGGAGACCTAACATGTTCAAGATGCACCTTGGTTTGAACCCtcccaaatattttttcctggAGCCTAGGATTGGACACTACAACCTCTGAGAGTCGGATAACATACTGTGTGGTGCTGGGTTGGCTTATGTCCAGGTACTCGTAAAGAGGGAGGAGTAGTCTcttaatatttctgaaatgaTAGCTTCAAAGATACCTACGTGGATACAAGTACATGAAGAGTCGATTATCTGACTGGAGACGAATTGTCTATGCTCAAGGTGTAGTCGATAATGGATTTTTGAGAAATAGAAGCCAGTTTGAAGATCTCCCATCGGTTCTCCTGAATATCGACCATATTACTAAATTGTTGTTGGTTTAATCCGCTCGAAATATTTTTCCTGGAGCCTAGAATTGAACATGATAACTTGATTGATTTATGTCCAGGTACTCTTAAACAGGGCAGAATTGATAGCTTCATAGATACCCACGGAGATAAAAGTAGTAGTTGGTTTTTAGTATTTACTATGTTACTAAATTGTTATGGTATAAGACAACAATGAAGAGCTGCACGTCTGTCAgccttaaataaaacattacacACAATGGAGAATCAACCcttcaaatacttttaaataacttcTTCATATTTCGTTGTGGGCACACTGATTAAAAGTGTATAGATGCATCCTGGTTTATTCTTCTCCAAAAACTTGCCCCGGAGTCTGGGATTAGAGAATAACTTCCAACAGTTGGAGTACAAGGATAAGCTTGCAAACGTAAGACCGTCCGACAGGAGACAAATTCCACTGTTGTAAATTGATGAATTAATAATGCTCAAGATGTAGACGTAGATCGACCACGTAGACCCATGGGTTATCTCTCATTGAATCCCCTGAGTACCCACCATGTCACTAAAACCAAAACTAttactgtaaaaaattaagctttttaTTCGGGTTTGTAGATCGACATTGTTTGGAATTTCATGACGTTTCACCAGTACGAGGCATCTTCAAAGTTCTAATCTGGCTCATGTTTCTTTGACATCTGGCTGACAACTCAATGACAACTTAGATAACTTTCATATCTGGTTAGCGTTCACTAAACAGAATATCAGTTGTCATTTTGTTGTCAGTCTGATGTCAAAGAAACCCGAACCAgatcagacctctgaagatgctgaccactcgtgctagcgaaacgtcaggaaataattccaatcaATGTCGACCTACAAACCCAAACAAATacagatataaattaaaactattactgTTACGttatataaactaatctaGTTACtgtttactaatttttgaacattttatttgtacaataaTAGTCTTAGTGCTCTTATTactgaaacaaacaaacatttacATGCGCTTacacattataattttaatagatagaAACAAGAATatgttttagaatttaatgattacaagaaaaaacataaaatccaattattttatcaatgttaacacaatttaaattaatttaaactagcAATTCAGGTATTTACAAAGAGTCGGCATGACCGACTTTTATTAGCAAATATCTTCTGAATTGCTTCAAATGACATTCGATAATATTATCCAATTTTCCATTCCATATATCTTCGTGAACCATCTGGGGTAAATACAAAATCGATCTTTGATCCTCCGCCAACTTTAAATAGCACATTATTATGGTAGAAATAGTACCAGCTTCCGATTTCTTAAGAACTGTTGTTGTGGCACAAGACAGCGCTTCCAAAATCCATGGTAAAGTTAACTCGTTCTCGTTCACATGATCCGGTCCAACCGGAGAGTGCAGGAATGTCTTCAGAGTGCGCAGTGCCGTTTCTACTTCACCCAAGTCCTTGGACTTGAGAAGTGTGACGCAAAGTGTTAAGTACTTTGTGTCAATGAAGAACTTCGATACTGGCAACCTAAATCAAAACAAGAgttgtataattttacttgTGAAACATAACATGTATTACCCAGTATGAAGAGCCAACGCGTCCAACACTTTCAAGCAGTCCCTGCGCAACAATCCCTCGAATTTCGTTGTGGGTTCTCTCATGAAAATTTGGTAGACGCATTCCGGTTTATTCCCCTCCAAAAATTTTTCCTGCAGTCTGCGATTGGTCACGATAACCTCCAACAGTTGAAGGGCATAGTGGGCGTTGCTTGCTAGGGTTAGGTTCAACGTACCATCGGCCAGGGCGGGGTAGATTTTGGTTATTTCGGATATGATGATATCATAGACGCCGTGGGTGTGATACAAGTACATGGAGAGGTTCGGAAACGCAAGACTATCGGACAGGAAACAAATTGCTCCGGTACGAGTCTCCGGATCGAGGACGCTCAAGATGTGATCGTAAACCGAGTTGAACTGCACATCCTCAAACTGGGTGACGTCCCATTGGGCGTCCAGTCCCTCAATCTTGTGGTCCCTAAAAATCACAGCGTTCAAATCAGTTAACCTATTGATCAAGCAGAACAATCAGAATGGATGGATGGTGTAAGATTATTATAGTGCCTGATACTGCttggaaacaataaatatatatgaattatattagaaacagtgattatttaaatgttatttaagtgCTCGTTTGTagaattatttacttacaatTTGTGTCTATAGCAACCCGGCGATTACTATCTATCGTATGTATTTCTAGTTTACTGCAAAATATTGAGTTTCATGTTGGTGTGTAAGATTAACGGTGATggaagttaataataataataataatttaaattaaatatcatactTACCTTTCTTCTTCAAATAAGTTTACCCTGTAGAGGCAACAGGGTGCCATTTTCCCAACAATCTATGAACTAACTGACTTGTTGATTCCTGCCAACTGGATTGCATTTGATGTTAGAAGTACCACCCCAAACTACCAactcaacaaataaattaactagacTCATTGCCCCCTATGATGTGTATGAAGAGATgtgagaaaaatataattattaagaaaaccaattaatataaaatactattttatttcgtaagttcttaactaaattaaattaaatataactaaacattaaaatgtaactAATTGATATGGACCTATAACTATGACATCTACGAACACAACTTAATTTAAGTAACTTAAAATCTATTCtctaaaaaaacttaaatttatttctaaaactaCATGTCATAGTGAGGCAAGGGACCGATGCTTCCGGGTGTGTAGAGCTAAAGAGAAAAATTAGTATTGTTAACATGAATTGACACTATCGACAATTATCCTTACGTGTGTCCTTGAGAAATCGCTGCTTAACTAAATTCCCTGGGTGGGGGCAGCAATTCTCCAGGAGGTGCGCCGTCGTTGGTGGGGAGTTCGCCGAACGGCTCGGGCGCCTCTGGTTCCGGTTCTATCTCGAACCTGTTGGGTTCGCCCGGATTGTATGGCGGCATGTTGTTGACGAAAATGGCGCCGCACGGGTTAAATATCGGCGCCGGGTAGTAAACCACGGGAGTCCCGTATCCGGGCTCCTGCGCCACCACCCTCTGGTTCGGCGCATGTTGAACCGGGTTGAGTGGATTGGGCGGATTGGGCGGAACGGCCTCCGGCTGCTGGTTGCGGTGTCTTCGGCCGCGATGACGATGGCGGTGGCGTCTGGGGCTGTGAACCCGCGCCGGCTGCGGCAACATCACCGGGGTGCTGACCACCACGAACAACCACGCGGGTTGCGGCACGAACACGTGGCTGTAATTTGCCATGGGGCTGGCTTCGTAGGGTTGTTGAATGTGAGCGGACATGTCGATCGACTGACTGGCTTCACCAAGCTTTGAACGAACGCCCTTCTCTTAGCGTAATTCTCATGTAGGACGAGTTGAGGAATATTGTGcgccaaatttaaatttattgaatgtcaatttcttaataatatcagttaattattaacattaacatcaaattaaatcttttatttagtaattaaacaattttgtaataaaacattttttcctcAATCACATCTCGTTCTGTTGTCgaagtttaaaaatcaaaCGACAGATGGTTCTCAATTCCCCACTGTAAACCATATGTTCCatagacaataaataataaaattaaagaattaaatatttcatgacCTCAActtctataaacaattttgtctTAGGCGGTGCAGTAAGTGCGAGGTCAGTAAAACTTCTCGAACGGATTACAAACGTAGAAGAGCCCGAGTCACGTGACACCTGGTGGTCGGAACTTAGAATGGAGATAAGGTCACACGCAAGGAGTTTGAATTGTAACGCTGTTCTAGGATATTCTGAAACGACCAGCATTTGGTGAGGGTGTTTAATAATCTAATGTATGAcggttattgttattgttattttcagcGATGATGTTTGTGTATTAAGTGCAACGGGCACAGCTGCAATAATAGGTTTCGTCTACGTTGATGAAGTTGAGGACTCAATTGGCAATTTACCTGTGATACCAAAGCCCCatgttttaccaaaaaatatcatGACAACTTCACTAGATAGGAATATTGAGAAAGATAAACCCACTACTAAAGAAGAAAAGGTAGATAAATACAGTGTGAGTgttttgaagtaaaaaattattctatcaAATACAGAGAAGAAGCTTCGAACCATGAATATTTGGTTTGTAGACGATGTTGATGCATGTCCCCACGTGGGCTTACCCCACGATTTTCTACGCTTTGGATTGTAGTAGTGTATCCACTTTTTATCGTCAGTCACCATATGGTGCAAAAAACCTTTTATTTTCTTGATCAAGTAATTCCTCCAATTATccatcttcaaattttttcaatacgTCAGAACGTCCTTTGTTCTCAAgttcaaaatcattatttttaaagcgtCGAAACCAGATTCTGCATGTCGTATCCGACAGAGCATTGTCACTGCAAGAATTCTGTGTCCTTCAGCTGCTTGAATAAAAAAGTGCAAATACTCTTTATTTGGCACATCTTCaaccaataaaaattcctttGTTTACACTAAAGTGAACTAGTACACACTGAAATTTAAAGCTACAGTACTTCCTGGCATGTGTGTTACCATTCTAAATTTCATGCACAAAACACTGCTACTCTACAAACAACTTCCACCCTCTTTGGCATACTGAAATTACTGAacgaataaattcttgatcTATAGCTCACCATTCTTCTCTAGAAGCATTCTCTTCTTTATTtctatatgttaaatatataaaaagtaaataaaataaatttaaaatactgaccATCTAGAgctgcaaatattcaaataatatattactggttaaaataaaacatattcaaaatatttttaaatctatgtGTATGTATAAACCAAAAatgtattgtaataattttaggcGAACAAAACTTTGTTTGAGAGCCCAGAACACATTCTCCATCAGATCAACACTCCCCCATGTTCAATTACTCATCTTCCCTACGAATCCAATAACGTGTCAGTCAGGTCCAGCGGATTTAAATGCGGCTCCTGCTTGTACGTATAAATTGGTGTCGCCTCAACTTATACTTATATCTCCCACGCATAATTTGTAGGAAAGCTAAAGTTCCCGACATTTTACTATCGACCATTGAGCCTCCGGACAACTTACCGATAATAGGGCGGGGCTGTTTTGTTGAGTCCACCCTGTGCAGACAATTAAAGGATGTACGAGGAGAGTCTATTGCAAAGGACATATCAGATGGTTTGCCGTTTCTCGAGTATGAACTTCACAGATTACTtataaacaaactaaaaatcAAGGGCATGAATTCGATATTTGGGttgaagattaaaatatcggtaGGGGAAAGAATGTTGACAGGTATTGCCACGGGCACTGCGTTGTTCTTGGCCCCCCTGCCCACGCCCAACATACCAAAAATCGTGTCGGACCGTGACGACAAGAAAATTAGTGATCTCCAAAAAGAACTGCACGAAACGGTTCGGAAGAACAGAGACATATATCAGTTAAAAGGAGTGGATGAGATTTCCAACGGTCGGACCTCAGACAATGAAGACTCAGAAGATGAGCCGTCTTCTTTGGATTTGTCCTTGGGCAACAAAGATTGTTGTGTGCTGGAGGTGGGTAAAAGGTTGTCATCAAACGGTCTGGTTTCAATTTGTATTGTTCACAGGTGGACGATCCCCAGGACGAAGAAATCATAAACTTATTGGTGGAAAGACCCCCACCGGAAGGGTTTCACGTGGTGAACACGGAAACTGTTCCGGGATTGGAGGACCTGGAAATCGTTAAGAACTTACAAATGTTCACACAAATCTATAGAGTTAAGATACAGCCGCAGTTCAATTTAAACCAACATTTCAGGCGACTGTTGGAGtcggtttattttaaacttagaAGGATGGTTCCTTGTGCCTTATGTGATTTAGAATTTAGGATAGATCTACCGGAACCAGATGAAATACAACTATGTGTGATTGGTGAATATAAGTCTGTTACTAATTCAGGcggttataaaatgtttatttatttttaggtatggCTTTAGGATTAGGGAAGACTTGTAGGAAAATAAAACCTGTAACGAGGCGTGTGGGTAAGTCAAAGTTATCaatatctttaatttcaattcaatgaATCAACAATTGTGGTTTGTAGAAGAtgatctaatatttaaattggacGAAGATCAAATAAGTGAAATCAACAATAGTGTTCAAACAAATCAAACCTTTTTAAGTACCCAATCATTAAAGAACAAACAGAGATCACCATCAAAAAGTAGAACACAGTCGGTCAAACAAAGACATGTAAGTACTAAAGATTGTTATAATCTTTGGCGTAATATTATAGATCTCCTTATGTTTATTTAGATACCATACAAAGAACGACATGGCGTAGACATCACTCCTCTG from Aethina tumida isolate Nest 87 chromosome 1, icAetTumi1.1, whole genome shotgun sequence includes:
- the LOC126266450 gene encoding uncharacterized protein LOC126266450 isoform X1 → MASNYNLVNYERPEPIYNYDVCDVFDDDDDEVRDDLYFFRRRSRNVDEVMLGFINCIGSDPTREVGIELLVHVPKLKDLAMYLYHTTGVYEGLLKELRKPLIPLDPRIPNFTHYALRLLNMIVNEPRLASKFMDGDQPGEILSTVGGKKEWYSDSYLEPAVIKILSAEIKNPQEVVTPGFIDTCHVCLSVALLPTNDLTKIDRGMTKLAEILDSKDALEFICGTPMFTEWFVKALVDARKYLMENLILSHKILPKVASCHIKLARDQRAKPFMIKLISPDIMILVDDYLRYCDK
- the LOC126266450 gene encoding uncharacterized protein LOC126266450 isoform X2, translating into MLGFINCIGSDPTREVGIELLVHVPKLKDLAMYLYHTTGVYEGLLKELRKPLIPLDPRIPNFTHYALRLLNMIVNEPRLASKFMDGDQPGEILSTVGGKKEWYSDSYLEPAVIKILSAEIKNPQEVVTPGFIDTCHVCLSVALLPTNDLTKIDRGMTKLAEILDSKDALEFICGTPMFTEWFVKALVDARKYLMENLILSHKILPKVASCHIKLARDQRAKPFMIKLISPDIMILVDDYLRYCDK
- the LOC126266449 gene encoding CCR4-NOT transcription complex subunit 9-like isoform X3 produces the protein MIDTQENQWDITKMGSIIENSIYDYILSIASAETRSEGIIMVSEDLAYPNLSKYLYHTEGVYEGIIAEIYNVYPTLFMNKLNMRQASTTHHALQLLEVIVIDPTLQWMFFERNRPGCIYSILMRTPKMEYEYVLRQDCLKILEALITYPGICFRERVAKFFIDTCYLTVCIILLKSKTVGEIRTGMNTLKMFLSTSVGLEHICETTITIPWMLNALKQSVATLVTKPDGGIVASVIQCYIKLSEDERSRSYLSTNIPEAIWNQTFNDVLDDSVILLKQYLLENLE
- the LOC126266449 gene encoding CCR4-NOT transcription complex subunit 9-like isoform X2, with translation MLSNYWRLTRPILDFGKMIDTQENQWDITKMGSIIENSIYDYILSIASAETRSEGIIMVSEDLAYPNLSKYLYHTEGVYEGIIAEIYNVYPTLFMNKLNMRQASTTHHALQLLEVIVIDPTLQWMFFERNRPGCIYSILMRTPKMEYEYVLRQDCLKILEALITYPGERVAKFFIDTCYLTVCIILLKSKTVGEIRTGMNTLKMFLSTSVGLEHICETTITIPWMLNALKQSVATLVTKPDGGIVASVIQCYIKLSEDERSRSYLSTNIPEAIWNQTFNDVLDDSVILLKQYLLENLE
- the LOC126266449 gene encoding CCR4-NOT transcription complex subunit 9-like isoform X1; amino-acid sequence: MLSNYWRLTRPILDFGKMIDTQENQWDITKMGSIIENSIYDYILSIASAETRSEGIIMVSEDLAYPNLSKYLYHTEGVYEGIIAEIYNVYPTLFMNKLNMRQASTTHHALQLLEVIVIDPTLQWMFFERNRPGCIYSILMRTPKMEYEYVLRQDCLKILEALITYPGICFRERVAKFFIDTCYLTVCIILLKSKTVGEIRTGMNTLKMFLSTSVGLEHICETTITIPWMLNALKQSVATLVTKPDGGIVASVIQCYIKLSEDERSRSYLSTNIPEAIWNQTFNDVLDDSVILLKQYLLENLE
- the LOC126266452 gene encoding CCR4-NOT transcription complex subunit 9-like produces the protein MYLYHTHGVYDIIISEITKIYPALADGTLNLTLASNAHYALQLLEVIVTNRRLQEKFLEGNKPECVYQIFMREPTTKFEGLLRRDCLKVLDALALHTGLPVSKFFIDTKYLTLCVTLLKSKDLGEVETALRTLKTFLHSPVGPDHVNENELTLPWILEALSCATTTVLKKSEAGTISTIIMCYLKLAEDQRSILYLPQMVHEDIWNGKLDNIIECHLKQFRRYLLIKVGHADSL
- the LOC126266453 gene encoding uncharacterized protein LOC126266453, which encodes MSAHIQQPYEASPMANYSHVFVPQPAWLFVVVSTPVMLPQPARVHSPRRHRHRHRGRRHRNQQPEAVPPNPPNPLNPVQHAPNQRVVAQEPGYGTPVVYYPAPIFNPCGAIFVNNMPPYNPGEPNRFEIEPEPEAPEPFGELPTNDGAPPGELLPPPREFS